In Lacrimispora indolis DSM 755, a genomic segment contains:
- a CDS encoding BlaI/MecI/CopY family transcriptional regulator: MNHLPQISEAEYEVMKVLWNDAPISTNDVTEKLTKTTSWNPKTIHTLLKRLVQKGAVTYRKEGRVFVYTPLVEKKEYLKKENDHFLNRFYNGKISGMVTNYINSDHVSREDLAELRKLLLNGQEEEN; the protein is encoded by the coding sequence ATGAACCATCTGCCGCAAATATCCGAAGCAGAATATGAGGTAATGAAGGTGTTATGGAATGATGCCCCCATCAGTACCAACGACGTGACGGAAAAACTGACGAAAACCACCAGCTGGAACCCAAAGACCATCCACACCCTTTTAAAAAGGCTGGTCCAAAAGGGTGCCGTTACCTACCGGAAGGAAGGCCGCGTTTTCGTCTATACCCCGCTTGTAGAGAAAAAAGAATATTTAAAGAAAGAAAATGATCATTTTTTAAACCGCTTTTACAACGGGAAGATCTCCGGCATGGTGACAAATTATATAAACAGTGACCATGTATCAAGGGAAGACTTGGCAGAGTTGAGAAAGCTTCTTCTCAATGGCCAAGAGGAGGAAAACTGA